ATTATTATGTTACAGAGGAGGTACTTATGAAAGATGAAGTATTTGAATCGCGTGAGATTCCTGTGGAAGAACAGGATAACATCAACGACAGGATCATTGATGAAGATCCGGTTAAGCTAAAGTTCTACGAAAACATACGCAATAAAGCTAAAGGGTGGACCAACGAGAAAACCGGTAAACTGGGTGGCAAACTTGGAGAGTATCTCTTTATGCTGCCAGATTTCTTCATTTTAGTATGCCGCTTAGCGGTGGATAGAAGAGTTACAACCAAGCACAAGCTATTTATTAGTGGGATAATTGCCTATCTTATAATGCCTTTGGATATTATTCCAGATTTCATCCCTGTTATTGGCTATATCGACGATCTCGTTTTGGTGGTTTTGGGTTTAAATCTGATCTTGAACGAAATCGATGAGAAGGTTCTGATAGATAATTGGAGTGGTGAAGGCGATGTGTTGCGACAAATGCAAAAGATCACAGCCGCTGCCGAGAAGTTCTTAGATAAGAACCTGATAAACCGCATCAGGCACTGGCTAAAGAAACTGTAAATGAATATTCCGCTTCTACTATCTTCCCGCAATTTGGATAAAGTGCAGGAATTCAGGGAAATACTGCAATCCTATAATATTACTTTACATAGCTTACTGGATTTTCCCGATATGCAAGAAATCGTTGAAGACGCAGAAACCATTCACGGGAATGCTATCAAAAAGGCTTTAGAAGGTGCGCATCATACCGGAATGCTATGTTTGGCAGATGATACCGGAATCTTTATTGACTACTTGAAGAGCGCTCCAGGGGTCTATTCCGCTCGTTGGGCAGGGGAGAAATGCTCTTATTCGGACAACCGGAGGAAGATACTTTTGCAGATGGATGGAGTACAGCAACGAACTGCCAAATTTGAAACTGCCCTAGCTTTAGCGGATCATACCGGTCTTATTAGCGTTGTGTCTGGAGTTGTGAAGGGATCTATAACAGAGTATGAGCGTGGAACCAAAGGTTTTGGTTACGACAGCATTTTTGAAGTAGAAGGTATGAATCTTACCTATGCCGAAATGAATGATCAAGAAAAAAACCGCATATCGCATAGAGGATTGGCAATTAACGAGATGCTGCCTATCTTAAACCGGATTTTGAAAATCCAAGATTAATTAATTAAAGAGGTAATAATGATAAAGAGCGAAGTTTTTAGACAGTATGATATACGTGGAGTTGTGGATGAGCAATTAAATGACGAAAGCTATTATCTGATTGGCAAAGGTTTTGGCAGCATGCTTCGGCAAAAGGGACTAAGATCCATTGTAATTGGCGGAGATGCCCGACACAGTACTCGCAGTTTCATGGATTCTTTTATTAAGGGTGCATTAGAAACAGGCTGTGATGTAACCGATATCGGCTTGGTTGCCACACCGCTGTTATACTTTGCCATTTGGAAACTCAAGCAGGATGGCGGAGCTATGATTACCGCATCTCACAATCCCTCTCAATACAACGGTTGCAAGCTCAATCTGGGGTTGAGCAGTGTGTATGCAGAATCCTTACAAGAGCTGTTAAAACTAATCCAAACTGAGAAATTTGAACAGGGTGAGGGCAAGCTCATCAATGCAGATATAAGCAACGACTATATACAATATATAGAAGATAACATTCATATTGAGCGTCCCGTAAAAGTAATTGTTGATGGCGGCAATGGCATGGGCGGTCCCTACTTACCAGAAATTCTGCGCCGTAAAGGATGCGAAGTAATAGAGATGTATTGCGAGCCGGATGGAGATTTTCCCAATCACCACCCAGATCCCACTGTGGAAAAGAATATGACCGATCTGTCCAGAGCAGTGGTTGAAGCAGAGTATGAACTCGGAATTGGTCTGGATGGTGATGCAGATCGCATTGGAGTAGTTGATGAGAACGGGAAAATGCTCTTTGGAGACCAAATCCTGAATATACTAGCGCGAGATTACCTTGCCCAAAACAAGGGAAAGACCATTATTGCCGACGTGAAATGCTCTAAGAACCTCTATGATGATATAGAAGCCCGTGGCGGCAAAGCCATAATGTACAAAACCGGGCACGCCAATATAAAGATGTATATGAAGGAGATAGGAGTAGAGTTTGCCGGCGAGATGAGTGGTCATGTATTTTTGAAAGACCGATATCTCGGCTTTGATGATGCCATCTATGTGAGTTGCCGCTTCATTGAAATTGTAGCAAAAACGGCATTGCCTGTAAGCAAGTATCTTGCCGACCAACCAAAGATGTATAACACTCCAGAATTGCATACCAAATGTGAAGATAACCGGAAATTTGAGGTGGTAGCAAAAGTGTGTAACGAATTCAAAGAGGGTGGTTATAAAGTCAATGACATCGATGGTGCTCGCATAACCTTTGATGATGGCTGGGGCTTAATTCGAGCTTCAAATACTACTCCTGTTTTGGTTACTCGCTATGAAGCCACAACCGAAGAACGAATGAATGAAATTCGCACTCTCATCGAGAACGTAATCAAGAAATATCTGTAATAAAATCCTCAATAAGTAGCTTGGGCATAGCCACCTATGGTTATGTCATTAATGCTTGGAAGCTATATTCGAAGCGTATCTTCCCTATCTAGCCCAATGCATAAGGTAAGGATTAGGGATTGTTTATCCCGAGATCATCCCATGTTTATTACAGGAAGTCTGCCTAAACCATGCTTAAGCAAAGCTTAATCCCATGGGGGAAGAGTGGGCAATCTCACATTCTGACCTAGATTACACGAGCGGGAGCATCCTTCCCGGTAATAATAGCAATAGCGTTTTCCGCCGCAAGGGTTCCCATCTTTTGGCGAGTATCTAAGCTGGCAGAGCCAATATGAGGCAATAGCACTACATTAGATAGCAGTGCAAGTTCGGAGGGAATTTCGGGTTCGTGCTCGTACACATCCAATCCGGCGGCGAATATCCATTTTTCTCGAAGGGCATGAATCAGCATTTTTTCATCGATAATTGCACCACGTGCAGTATTGATCAATATGGCGGAAGGTTTCATTTGCTTCAATTCATTTTCAGATATCAGATGCTTCGTTCTATCAGTTAGAGGCAAATGCAAACTCAAGATGTCAGATTCTTTGAGAAGAGTATTGAAATCAACATATTCGGCTTCAAAATCAAGTGCTTTCTCAGATGGTCCGGAATATATAATTCTCATGCCAAAACCAACGGCGCGCTGTGCAACAGCTTTGCCGATGCGCCCCATTCCCAGAATGCCCAAAGTACGATGATGAACATCTTGCCCCAAAAAAAGCAGTGGCTCCCAGCCGGTGAATTTCCCGCATCTGGTAAAGACATCGCTTTCTACAGTGCGCCTGGATGTTGCCATTATTAATGCCCAAGCTAAATCTGCAGTACTTTCGGTAAGTACTCCGGGAGTGTTGCAAACCGCAATCCCGTGGTTTTTTGCCACTTCCAGATCTATGTTATTGTATCCTACAGCGTAATTTGAGATTACTTTCAAGCATTTGGCGGGTTCAATTACGCTGGCATCTATCCTATCATTAAGCAGGCAGAGCAAGGCATGTTTATCTGCTATGTTATCAATTAACTCATTGTGTAGTAATGCTCTTTGGGCAAGGTTGGCATGTACTTCAAAGGTTTTTTGCAATATGTCGACGGCATTTTGGGGAAGCATGCGAGTGAGTAGTAATTTGGGTTTATTTGATGTCGGATTAAGAATTTCTATGGGGTTTCTGTATTCTATATCCTCATCAGGTTTTAGGAAATATTGAAATTCTAAAGTGCGGTTTTCGTGATCCTTGCCCCAAAAATGATAGATTCTGAATTTGGGATTTAGTTTGGGGGCTGTTGTGGAGATATCTTTGAATTGCGTATAAGCTTTATCTACTAAGGTTTGAGAATCGTATAGAAATGTGATAGTGCCTTGAGTGCTAGAGTACTCAGCTTTGCAAAATCCAATAAGCATATCATCATGTGCATAAATATGGCATTCACCTTGATCCAACCAGAGCTTAAGCCCCAGTTTATTAAGATAGAACTTTTTAGTAGCGTGTAACGATTGGGTTTTGAAGAAAACTATTCCAGACATTGTATAAACTCCATTTAAAAAAGTACTAATAATATTATAAGGCAGAGCTGTCGTCTTACACAAAAAAATATCTTTACAGATTACCTTAGATATTTATAGTGTGAATTCGGAGTTAAATCCGGTTAGAATAGAATGTTAAGAAAAGAATATTAAACAGCATACAAGCATAAGGAAACGCGATGAAAAAGCTCTTTTTGATGTTTCTTGCCCTATTATTTGTGGGGCTTCTTATGGCTAAAGTGGATATTAACACTGCTAGCCTGAGCGAACTGAAGCAGCTTCCGATTACGGAGGCACAAGCGCGAGCGATCTATGATTATAGGACTTTTGTGAAGATCTTCGATAATATCTATGATCTTCGGGAGATTCCCTCGATAGATCAACGCACTTTGAACAAATTGAAACCGTTGGTGGTGGTTTCAATATATACCGAAACCGATGAGGTTGCCATTCGCCGTGAGGAGATAAACTATCTTATTGAACGATTAGATAGCAACGAAGGCTCCAGTGAGGGTATGGCGGACGTTTGGGAAGATTATTTGATGACTCCCCAAAATGTTAATCGTATGCATTTCAACGATTTTGTAAGTCTTCCCAATGTATCGGCAGTAGATGCGGTAGCAATTTTGAAAAGAGTTGCTCGTGGCGATACCATTGCCGATACTAGAGATTTACGCGGTACTTTGGGGCTGGCATATTATGGTTATTCAAACTTGCGGAACTATGTTTATTTCAGAGAGCCACCAGTAAAAAATAGGTTGATGTTTGATGCTCAGATTCAATACTATACCCGTTATTACGAAGAGGGTCAATATGACATGTTGCATGAGCCATTTTTGCCTAGTGACTTTAATAACAATTGGCTTAGCATTCCTCGCGAAAAGACAAGATCCTATTGGGGCTACTTCGATTTAGATCAGGTTCAACCGGATATTGTTGCAAAACTGCGGATGCGCTATGGGAATAATTTCAAAATGGGTATAATGAATTATTCGCCTAAGGCTCATGAAGGTTGGCAATATATGAATAGCGAGGACATTCTTAACAGCAGTAAATACTATGCCGGCTATGAAAATACCAAACTACCCTGGATGGATAATACTTCACTCAAATTGTATCTGGGTCACTACCGAGCTACTTATGGCGAGGGTTTGACGATGGAAAATACGGATTTCTACAGCGCCCGCAAGACCGGCTTTGGCTTTAGTAAACGCATTATGGGTATTACTCCGGATCTTTCACGCACTCAACAGAACTCTCTCAGGGGTGCTGCGGTGGAAATTGCCAATCCTAAGTTTGGTGCATCTTTCTTCGTGTCACAGGACGATAAAGATGGTTTGGCATACATCAATGAAGACGGCAGCTATATAATGCGGGATGAATATGGCAATGATGTGTTTACCGATGGCGATGGCAAACAGTACTATATGGATGGAGGCGTAGCCCGCTATACCTATGCAGATAGCACAGCGGTTCGAGCCGATAAACGTAAATTCTTTTCGTTTATAAACCCCAGTTTGCCTTATGATAACGACACCATGATGGAAGCGGAAGCATACATGAATGCCTCACTATATCCAGAGGAGATACCATCCGGAAGCACGTATGCGCCCTACTATTTACAATATATAAATCTGGCGCCCCGGAAGGATTCCATTAGGGAGAATCTGTGGGGTACACATCTGGAAGTGAGTCCCTTTATCGGCACCAGATTGGGCGTAACCACATATACATCCCTTTATGATAATGCCCACTTTGTGGTTCCCGGGTATCGTGACCTTTTGCCTCTGATGATTCGAGATTCCTACTATCACCCCAAACTTCAAAAGACTCTCAATGCCGAAATAAGCAGTCTGTACTCAACCCAAACCGATACCTATAACCGCGATTATCGCCGAGTAATTGGCTTCGATGGCGGCACAGTTTTGGGCAATACTGCCATTCAGGGTGAATACGCCGAATTAAGTAAAGATGGCGAAGACTTCAAATTGGGTGACGATCCTAAGGCATATTTGCTGAGTGCCCATACTCAATTTGAAAACCTCTATTTTATTACTCTCTTCCGTAATTACGATGCTGAATTCGACAATCCATACAGCAATAGCTTCTCCGAGCATGAGCGCTTTGATGACACAATACTGGAGAAAAACATCTATGCTTTATCCAACCCGTTAATCTCGGACCTATATCAGAATAGCAACCAATCTCAACCTGAGAAAGGTCTATACTTTGAAACGAGATACAAATTCAACAATTACTTCACCGTTGGTCGCAGCTATCTTGATATTTGGGAACGATTGACAGATGGACGTCGTAGCGTAAGATTCCAAAGTGAATTGGAGTTTCGCCCATTGTATCAATTGGGCATGAGATTGCGCTACAAGAATCAGGTGAACCGCTATGACGACACTGCAGAACGTGGCGTATCCAAGACCAATGAATATACGATGGCAATTCGCACTTTCCTCTCCAACCGAGACTTCTTGGAGTTAGAATATCGATACAACACGGTGCTGAGTCCGCCTTATACTTCTCTAACCAATCCTGCTGAACCAGGAAATAATACTATGGCCGCCGCTCAGACCTTGATGACAGGAGATTACATTGGCGTAAATTATACTCACAACTTTACTCCCAGCGTTAAACTGCAAGGTTCTTTCGTGTATTGGTATGGTCATGGCATCTCTCACTGGGATTGGGAAGATATGGAGATCGATTTTATGGGCGAACGCGGTGCGAAAGCTTGGATTGCCATCTCCAGTCGCATTTCGAATAATATGTATATGAATATAAAGTTCCGCAACAAAACCTATCAGGATAAGGAAGTTAGACTCCGCCAATATAATGAATCCGCAGATATGGTTGATGCCGGTTATCTAACCTATGCCGAAAGAGTGGAACACAGTGAAAACACAATCCGTTTTTCCCTTGATTATCGCTTCTAACGTGGAGGAAACATGTTATCAAATAAATCTCTGATTATATTTGGCCTGCTGATGCTGGTCTCTATGCTTAGCGCTTTTAGCGTAAGTGACAATTATTATGGACATCCACCTTATGGGCAAGCCTCATTAGGCTATCGCTACGGTGTTTTGGACGCTCGCAGTTTTGCCATGGGTGGAGCTGGGGTATTTAACAATATGCGCCCTGGCAGTATTGCCAACAATCCTGCTAATATTACAAATCAAGGCAAATTTGCCGGGTTTACGATAAATGGAATGATCAACCGTGCGGAAGATACCCGCATGCTTCCCTTGTATAATTCTTTCGACAATTACGTGGATGATTCTGTGTATGCCTCAAACATAAATGCTTATACCGATTTCTCTGGAGCGGCCTTTGCAAGCGCAGGTTTTGGCGGGTTAAGGTTTGGTGTGGGAGCGTATCATACTCCGTATATTAGTTTTTCTGGAAAATATACCGAAGAAATACGCAACAACCGCAATACAGATGATGATGGTTATCCCGAAAAGATTGCCCAAAACGATATCGACAATCAAGGGGCACTAATAAAAACAGGTATGGCACTCAGCGCGGCATATAAGTTTGCCGATTTCTGGGATGTGAATCTTGGTTTTGATTATGGATTGCTTACAGCCGATGTAGAGCAAGAAACCACCATCAGATGGAGCGATTGGGCACAGGAAACAGTGGGAGAAGATGTAGTTTTACCAGAATATACCAGGACTAGGGATTGGGAGTTGGAAGGTGAGCAAATGAAAATTGGAGCAGCCTTTAGGCTTGGTCCGCGATTTGGAGTAGGCTTAACTTATAGCCCCAAAACCACGTTAGATGTTACTGGAAAGGATTTCACTTTCAGAGAAGCATACAGAAATACCCCCATGGATAGCACTAATGTCGATATGGATGGAGATTATGATCTGCCCGCTGAATTCAAATTTGGTTTTAGCTATTTCCCCCGCAATATCATGCGCACAGAATTCAGCATAGATTTGGAAATGCTGCAATACTCTGATGTGGATTCTTTATATGATGATATCTTCAATTTTTACGCAGGCGTAGAACATCATATTACAAATCGTGTTCCTTTAAGATTAGGTTTCCAAGCCGTGAGCAATTACTTCCAAACCATCGAAGAGGCTGTTAATGAAGCTGGAAATACAGTAACATTTGTTTCTCCCAAGAAAGTAATCAATCCCATGATTACGGCTGGCTCTTCTGTGCAGTTGTACAAAAATGTAGTATTGGATCTTGGGTTTGGCTATGGCTGGCGTGAATATCAGGCATTGGATTTGTTTGGTGACAAATACTATGATGATACTCAATATACAGGAGCCGCCAATGAATTGCTTTGGCCTAATACATATATAGACTTACAAAACCGTGGCTGGGAAAACCCCGACAAAGTAAAGGAAAACATTGTTAGCTTAAATGCCGGCATTTCTTTTAGCTGGTAAGATCCCCTTAAGGTACTAATATGAAAAAGTATATAATTCTTTCAGTGCTGCTATTGGCGCTTAGTTTTGCCATAGCAGAGGACTTGCGTTTGGACATCATGTGGTCAAACGACGTTCATGGCGGCATAGACCGCTCTCAAGCAACTTTTATGAACCCGGAGTTTCCCCCCCAATTGGGTGGCGGAGCCTCGGCGGCAAGCCTTATCAAGCATATTCGTTCGTGGAATAGCCCTACCCGTCAATCTCTGCTATTGGATGCAGGCGATTTCTTTCAGGGCAGACCGGTGGGTACGGTTACAAACGGAGTTGCCGTTATTGAATACATGAATATGGTTGGTTACGATGCCATGACCATTGGTAACCACGAGTTTGATATCCTCCAAGATGAGCTTGAGCCCACTTTGGAATTGGCAAACTTCCCGATCCTTACTTGTAATGTGATCGATACCACAACCGGAAAGATTCCCTGGTATGCGTTTCCCTATACCATCGTAAATCGCATGGGTGTGCGAATTGGCATACTTGGCTTTACTACAACAGATACTAAACAGATGAGCTTTCCTGAAAACATCCGTAAAATAGACTTCTTAAATGAAAAAGAGTCTGTTTCCAAATATGTTAAGATTTTACGCGAAGAAGAAAAGGTAGATATCGTAATTGTGCTTGGTCATGCCGGGCTTCCCTACGAGAACGTGGAGACCTACTTAAGCCGCTATGATGAAAAAGGCAATCCGCGCTATGCCGAAAGACGTGGTCATTGGGGCTATGATGCTCAAGAAATTGCCCGCGAGGTTGATGGCATAGATTTATTCATTGGAGGGCACATCCATAAAGGCTGGCCTGAGCCTTGGATAGACCCCGTTACCCACACTATGGTGATAACAGGTTATGCCTATGGCTCAAATCTGGGATTGCTCACCATTACCATCGACCCTGAAACCAAGACTCTTACGGGCTACGAGCTTCCTGCTATCCGTGAAGGTGCAATGATAACTCTTTTTGAAGACCAGTTTATTCCCGATCCGGAAGCCAGCGAACTGATAGAAGGCTACGTTGCTATTGCCGAAGAAGGTATGGATGAAGTAGTTGGTTATGCAAAAAGCTATCTTTCCCGAACTAATGTGGATGCTCAATCTCCAATGGGTAATACTATTGTGGAAGCCATGAAATATATGGTTGATGCCGATTTCTCGTTTCTAAATCTGGGTGGAGTACGAGCCGAAATCAAGAGCGGACCGGTTACTTATCGCAATATCTTTGAAGTGATGCCCTTCGACAACATGTTGATTAGTTTCAAATGCGATGGCAGAACTCTTCGGCGTATTATCGAAACCCGGGTGGAAGGTAGCCGTGCCGGTTTGATAGTTGCTGGAGTGAATGTTGTATATTCCCGTAAGCGTCCCAATTTTGACCGGGTTACTAAGCTTCTAATTGGAGGAGAGCCTTGGGATCCCGATAAGATCTATACGGTGGCAACTACAGACTTCCTAATGCAAGGTAATGCTGGATTGACGATGTTGATGAGCGTTCCAAATGAAGATATTACCAACCACAATATCAATCTGCGCGATGCGATCGTGAAATATTTCCAGGATAACTCCCCTGTGGATGTTAAAATAGACAATCGCTGGAAACGGGATGACGAATCGGATCAAGCCCCATATTTACAACAATGAATATCTGCATCTTATATCACAGCCAAACCGGGATAACTGAAACTTTTGCCAAGGTTATCGAAGAGAGTTTACGTCCAGCCGGGCACATGGTGGAAACAATAAAACTCTGCACCAAGAATCCGGTTAAACAATCCTCCATTAGAGACAAACAGGTTATCGAGATCACCAATCTGCCCAAGTCACAGAGCTATGATATAATGCTATTTGGGGGTCCCGTATGGGCGTTTGGTCCATCTCCAGTGATTGTGGCAGCCATACAGACCTATGCCCATTTACGAGATATGAAATGTATCCCTTTTGTAACTATGGGCTTTCCTTTCCAGTGCTTAGGCGGGAATGCGGCAATTCGCTATATGTCCAGAGAATTGCGCACCAAAGGTGCCCAAGTTTTGCCCGGCTTTATCTGCACCAGAGCACACAAAGATATTCAAGCCTCAATGCGAAAATTGTCTGAAGAGATTCTTCAGGCTATTAAATAAAAAATATCCTATTTCATTAAAAGCCCTGCTATCTATGCAGGGTTTTTTTGCGGTGGAATTACTCTTTCATATTCGTTCTTGATCCAAAGACATAGTTCTTCCTTTATGCCAGCCCATTAGCTTAGGCTATAATTATCATAGCTTTAAGCCGAGATCATCCTGTCTGGTAAAGAGAATCTCTGCCTGAACCATATCTAATCTCAGCATTATCCGATGAGAATGGGTTGTGAATGTCATGCAATAAAACACTTGACTGGATGGATATATTTCTAATTATGCCCAAAATTGATCGTTAAGTTCATAGGAGGATTTATGAAAAAAAGTCTGCTAGCCATAGTATTGTTTGGACTGATCTTTAGCTTAGGAGCCAATTCTTACGTTATAAATCGTTTTACAGATGAAAATGGTAAAGAGATTGAAGCTGTTGTTGTACCAGGCATTCCCGAAGCCTTGCGAAAGCCAGGTCCAATAGCATTGCCATCAAGGAATGCTGTTATCTTGAGCGATGTACCCAAATTAGATTGGTGTTATGGTTGCAGTGCAACTTCTGCTGCGATGATTGCAGGTTTTTACGACCGGAATGGATATCCCAATATGTATAGTGGACCCACAAACGGCGGCGTTTTCCCGCCCACAAATTCGAGTTGGGGTTATGAGGAATGCCCGTTAAGCGCTACTCATCAAGGATATGACGGTCTGGGTACATGGGGACATGTGAATAGATTTTGGACTGACTATGGCAATAGTGGGGATGATCCTTATGGCAGCAGCAATCCTACCTCTACCTACGCAAATTGTACTACGGATTTTATGGGCACTAACCAAGATTATTGGAACAATGTGGATGGGGCAACTACCTTTTTTCATTATCCCGATGGAAGCCCATTACATAACTACTCGGGAGATGAAAGTGCCAGCCGCAGATTGAGGGATGGAATACGAGGATTTAGATTATTTATGGAATCTAGGGGGTATCAAGTTACTACGAACTACAATCAGGCAATTTATGGCTATGAAGGCAATACACAGGGCTATACTCTGGCGCAGTATCGTCAAAGCATAGATAATGGAATTCCGATTATGATCCATATCGAAGGGCATACAATGGTTGGCGTCGGCTATGAAAGCACAAATTCTACCATCTATATCCACGATACTTGGGATCACAACTTGCATTACATGACATGGGGTGGATCATATAGTGGAGGAGTACATTATGCCGTTAGCGTAATAGAGCTTGTGCCAAGCGCCCAGTATAGTACTATTACTTGGAATCCCGGTTTATTTTCTCAGGTTTTAGATCCCGAAGCTACTTCAGCTCAGAATCTTATTTTGGGTAATAGCGGAGAAGCAACTTTGGAATATGTGTGTTCTGTTCCAGATAATAATGTACTTAGCGAAGGCTTTGAAGGCAGTTCGATCCCAGCGGGTTGGACTCAACAATTAGTATCCGGAACAACGGTTAATTGGAGTTTGAATAATGGTGGCATCTCGGGGAATCCAGCTAGTGCTTATGAAGGCCAAAATAATGCTATATTGTACAAGGCACAAACAACGCCAAGCGTAGCCAAGCTTATTAGCCCACGCTTAAACTTAAGCGGTCATGAGACTGCCATCTTAAGTTTTATGCACGCCCAATCCTCTTGGTTCGGTGATCAGGACGAACTAAGAGTATATTATAGAACCAGCTCATCCAGCAGTTGGTACCTCTTGGCTACATATAACAGTGAAGTGACCCAATGGACTCAAAGGACATTAACTTTGCCCAACCTAAGTTCGGATTACTATATCGCTTTTGAAGGTAAAGCTCAATATGGACATGGTGTATGCTTAGATGAGATCTCAGTATCCGGAGATGGCGATATGGCACCATTTCTTAGCATAAATAATGATAGCAGTGTAAGTGGAAGCATCAATCCCGGTGCTGCTGCTCATGTGCTAACTATCGGATTCGATAGCAGTGGCTTAGCTCCCGGCATCTATCAGAGTATGGTGAATATAATTAGCAATAGCGAAACAAATTCTGTGCTTACACTTCCGGTAAGCTTAACCGTGAACGCTTTGCCCGGAATGCCTCAGAATATTAGTGTGGAATTTGTATCTTCTCTAAATCGCAATAAAATAAGCTGGAATAGCGTTGGCGGGAATATTAGTGGTTATAGAATATATTTCTGTCCAAACCCGGATTTTGAGACGAACGTAAGCTTATTGGGCTCTACTATTGCCAGCAGATTATATTTCTACGATACTGCGGCAAGTAGCCGTACCAAAGGCTTCTATCGAGTGGTAGCCTATAGATAAATATCTGTGTATAAACCCGTTTTTTATGCGGTGTAGCAGTTGTTT
This genomic interval from Candidatus Cloacimonadota bacterium contains the following:
- a CDS encoding DUF1232 domain-containing protein, which encodes MKDEVFESREIPVEEQDNINDRIIDEDPVKLKFYENIRNKAKGWTNEKTGKLGGKLGEYLFMLPDFFILVCRLAVDRRVTTKHKLFISGIIAYLIMPLDIIPDFIPVIGYIDDLVLVVLGLNLILNEIDEKVLIDNWSGEGDVLRQMQKITAAAEKFLDKNLINRIRHWLKKL
- a CDS encoding phosphomannomutase/phosphoglucomutase: MIKSEVFRQYDIRGVVDEQLNDESYYLIGKGFGSMLRQKGLRSIVIGGDARHSTRSFMDSFIKGALETGCDVTDIGLVATPLLYFAIWKLKQDGGAMITASHNPSQYNGCKLNLGLSSVYAESLQELLKLIQTEKFEQGEGKLINADISNDYIQYIEDNIHIERPVKVIVDGGNGMGGPYLPEILRRKGCEVIEMYCEPDGDFPNHHPDPTVEKNMTDLSRAVVEAEYELGIGLDGDADRIGVVDENGKMLFGDQILNILARDYLAQNKGKTIIADVKCSKNLYDDIEARGGKAIMYKTGHANIKMYMKEIGVEFAGEMSGHVFLKDRYLGFDDAIYVSCRFIEIVAKTALPVSKYLADQPKMYNTPELHTKCEDNRKFEVVAKVCNEFKEGGYKVNDIDGARITFDDGWGLIRASNTTPVLVTRYEATTEERMNEIRTLIENVIKKYL
- a CDS encoding D-glycerate dehydrogenase produces the protein MLPQNAVDILQKTFEVHANLAQRALLHNELIDNIADKHALLCLLNDRIDASVIEPAKCLKVISNYAVGYNNIDLEVAKNHGIAVCNTPGVLTESTADLAWALIMATSRRTVESDVFTRCGKFTGWEPLLFLGQDVHHRTLGILGMGRIGKAVAQRAVGFGMRIIYSGPSEKALDFEAEYVDFNTLLKESDILSLHLPLTDRTKHLISENELKQMKPSAILINTARGAIIDEKMLIHALREKWIFAAGLDVYEHEPEIPSELALLSNVVLLPHIGSASLDTRQKMGTLAAENAIAIITGKDAPARVI
- a CDS encoding 5'-nucleotidase C-terminal domain-containing protein produces the protein MKKYIILSVLLLALSFAIAEDLRLDIMWSNDVHGGIDRSQATFMNPEFPPQLGGGASAASLIKHIRSWNSPTRQSLLLDAGDFFQGRPVGTVTNGVAVIEYMNMVGYDAMTIGNHEFDILQDELEPTLELANFPILTCNVIDTTTGKIPWYAFPYTIVNRMGVRIGILGFTTTDTKQMSFPENIRKIDFLNEKESVSKYVKILREEEKVDIVIVLGHAGLPYENVETYLSRYDEKGNPRYAERRGHWGYDAQEIAREVDGIDLFIGGHIHKGWPEPWIDPVTHTMVITGYAYGSNLGLLTITIDPETKTLTGYELPAIREGAMITLFEDQFIPDPEASELIEGYVAIAEEGMDEVVGYAKSYLSRTNVDAQSPMGNTIVEAMKYMVDADFSFLNLGGVRAEIKSGPVTYRNIFEVMPFDNMLISFKCDGRTLRRIIETRVEGSRAGLIVAGVNVVYSRKRPNFDRVTKLLIGGEPWDPDKIYTVATTDFLMQGNAGLTMLMSVPNEDITNHNINLRDAIVKYFQDNSPVDVKIDNRWKRDDESDQAPYLQQ
- the rdgB gene encoding RdgB/HAM1 family non-canonical purine NTP pyrophosphatase; the protein is MNIPLLLSSRNLDKVQEFREILQSYNITLHSLLDFPDMQEIVEDAETIHGNAIKKALEGAHHTGMLCLADDTGIFIDYLKSAPGVYSARWAGEKCSYSDNRRKILLQMDGVQQRTAKFETALALADHTGLISVVSGVVKGSITEYERGTKGFGYDSIFEVEGMNLTYAEMNDQEKNRISHRGLAINEMLPILNRILKIQD
- a CDS encoding helix-hairpin-helix domain-containing protein; its protein translation is MKKLFLMFLALLFVGLLMAKVDINTASLSELKQLPITEAQARAIYDYRTFVKIFDNIYDLREIPSIDQRTLNKLKPLVVVSIYTETDEVAIRREEINYLIERLDSNEGSSEGMADVWEDYLMTPQNVNRMHFNDFVSLPNVSAVDAVAILKRVARGDTIADTRDLRGTLGLAYYGYSNLRNYVYFREPPVKNRLMFDAQIQYYTRYYEEGQYDMLHEPFLPSDFNNNWLSIPREKTRSYWGYFDLDQVQPDIVAKLRMRYGNNFKMGIMNYSPKAHEGWQYMNSEDILNSSKYYAGYENTKLPWMDNTSLKLYLGHYRATYGEGLTMENTDFYSARKTGFGFSKRIMGITPDLSRTQQNSLRGAAVEIANPKFGASFFVSQDDKDGLAYINEDGSYIMRDEYGNDVFTDGDGKQYYMDGGVARYTYADSTAVRADKRKFFSFINPSLPYDNDTMMEAEAYMNASLYPEEIPSGSTYAPYYLQYINLAPRKDSIRENLWGTHLEVSPFIGTRLGVTTYTSLYDNAHFVVPGYRDLLPLMIRDSYYHPKLQKTLNAEISSLYSTQTDTYNRDYRRVIGFDGGTVLGNTAIQGEYAELSKDGEDFKLGDDPKAYLLSAHTQFENLYFITLFRNYDAEFDNPYSNSFSEHERFDDTILEKNIYALSNPLISDLYQNSNQSQPEKGLYFETRYKFNNYFTVGRSYLDIWERLTDGRRSVRFQSELEFRPLYQLGMRLRYKNQVNRYDDTAERGVSKTNEYTMAIRTFLSNRDFLELEYRYNTVLSPPYTSLTNPAEPGNNTMAAAQTLMTGDYIGVNYTHNFTPSVKLQGSFVYWYGHGISHWDWEDMEIDFMGERGAKAWIAISSRISNNMYMNIKFRNKTYQDKEVRLRQYNESADMVDAGYLTYAERVEHSENTIRFSLDYRF